In Cicer arietinum cultivar CDC Frontier isolate Library 1 chromosome 7, Cicar.CDCFrontier_v2.0, whole genome shotgun sequence, a single window of DNA contains:
- the LOC101495757 gene encoding TMV resistance protein N-like translates to MGVKTSSSASMKSYEYQLIGSIFKEVSLKINRTMLYVADYPVGLESKVLQVNSLLKNQCDDDVAHMVSIHVIGGIGKSTIARAVYNSNSEQFDGFCCFLENVREKSVKHGLLHLQETILFEILGDNTTRLGNVSNGMSIIRQKLSHKKVLLVLDDVDKIEQVKAVARAPNWFGYGSRVIITTREKSLKIHPWVKRSYEVEELNDEEACKLLSWNAFKTDKVDSKYTNILNRALRYASKLPLALEVVGSNLFEKGEEDCKLILDQYARVPDKKINDILRVSFDSLDGNDKDVFLDIACCFGGYKLSDVENILDAHHGSSMRLSIESLIEKSLIKIDNDLVTLHELIKEMGREIVRQXXXXELNERNRLWNSEDIVQLLEENMGTSKIHMLILDCSKGEEVNWEGEALREMKNLKTLIIRNCRFNKGPIHLPNSLRVLKWHGYASSTLPSDFRPRNLCILELPSSCLKLCEPIQAFACLRILDLSYNEYITEIPDVSGLPDLEKLSFKHCENLTKIHDSVGYLGSLKILDASSCKNLKTFPPIILTSLEQLNLSHCSTLESFPEILGKMENITELYIMGSPIKELPFSIQNFTRLQKLELRICGKVLLPSCIVKLPELSLIHVSKCEGLWLPKQYKGKEMVLQSSNMDRLILSHCNIFNDFLPVGLKFFSNVKDLDLSGNNFTTIHEWIEECHFLRYLKVDNCSHLQRINGIPNKLEIFSAKECTSLKCLDLTVLPACTTESCSLKELILDGCVYLQEIISLPQNLDIFSAKSCTSLTSQSINMLLNQEGVEAGNNMFFFPGKNIPEWFTPRTSVKKVPTSRVATKQEIEGSLYFQFRNKFPTICLCLVIGLGNEQPIQVKFSLQVFINGNKKRIGCQQVYEFKIDTDHVFLLKIEDNEDIVFSDNKWNSVEVSFVDHITNDEEPIRQVSRYSGIHVFEQTIDPEDIQFIDASQRMINTNLNPNSMEGAHQKVKITAERPQKDQTNVLSSPIVSSTQLRPPIIDAKIVGGPKPMLPNKMSSENVIEETSERLPEEEVHPTSIPNDPLVIQICSEGDDIELEAVSSSEESSSEIESSDSDDPFDCVSNRFNISAKEAISSGSCSGDASLGIIRETINALALLMVKELSEVSCDPDTQSRFHQLLDVLSTSSHPKMSVELKEAIVEFQRKAFLSIQEFQSTIESVNKLKDFEKHLDEIKQETMAGKGRRKDLKNSIKKVSLDIKAENSRINESEAEIVTLRKQLDTKEMDLEKFVLNLKNQEGTLSTYSTSYASLNEHARALLEEVDDLLAASSGVKHEGEAAKLKQSRLKATWSMDLTTQFNKIKNNIINRL, encoded by the exons ATGGGAGTGAAAACGAGTTCGTCCGCCAGCAT GAAAAGTTATGAATATCAATTAATTGGGAGTATCTTTAAGGAAGTTTCCCTAAAGATTAACCGTACAATGTTATATGTTGCGGATTACCCAGTTGGATTGGAGTCTAAGGTGCTGCAAGTGAATTCTCTTCTGAAGAATCAGTGTGATGATGATGTGGCCCACATGGTAAGTATACATGTCATTGGTGGAATTGGTAAAAGCACTATTGCTCGAGCCGTATATAATTCCAATAGTGAACAATTTGATGGTTTCTGTTGTTTTCTTGAAAATGTGAGAGAGAAGTCAGTTAAACATGGCTTACTACATCTCCAAGAGACAATTCTTTTTGAGATACTTGGTGACAATACAACCAGGTTAGGAAATGTGTCGAATGGAATGTCAATAATACGTCAAAAGCTCTCCCATAAAAAGGttcttttggttcttgatgatGTTGACAAAATAGAGCAGGTTAAGGCTGTCGCTCGAGCACCTAATTGGTTTGGTTATGGTAGCAGAGTAATCATTACGACTCGagaaaaatctttaaaaatacaTCCTTGGGTTAAAAGAAGTTATGAGGTGGAGGAATTGAATGATGAAGAAGCTTGTAAATTGCTTAGTTGGAATGCTTTCAAAACCGACAAAGTTGATTCAAAGTACACCAACATTTTAAACCGTGCATTGCGTTATGCTTCTAAACTCCCTTTGGCCTTGGAGGTAGTAGGTTCCAACTTGTTTgaaaaaggagaagaagattgCAAACTTATATTGGATCAGTATGCAAGAGTTCCAGATAAAAAGATTAACGACATCctaagagtaagctttgattcCTTGGATGGAAACGATAAGGATGTTTTTCTTGATATTGCTTGTTGCTTCGGAGGGTATAAATTGTCAGATGTTGAAAATATACTAGATGCTCACCATGGTTCATCAATGAGACTTAGTATTGAGTCATTGATTGAAAAGTCTCTCATAAAAATTGACAATGACCTTGTGACATTACATGAGTTGATAAAAGAGATGGGTAGAGAAATTGTGCGACAANNNNNNNNNN AAGAGCTCAATGAACGTAATAGGTTATGGAACTCTGAAGATATAGTCCAACTTTTAGAAGAAAATATG GGAACTAGCAAAATTCATATGTTAATTCTTGATTGTTCCAAAGGGGAGGAAGTAAATTGGGAGGGAGAGGCTTTACGGGAGATGAAAAACCTCAAAACTCTTATTATTAGAAATTGTCGTTTTAACAAAGGCCCCATCCATCTTCCAAATAGTTTAAGAGTTTTGAAATGGCATGGATATGCTTCATCAACTTTACCATCTGATTTTCGTCCAAGGAATTTGTGCATACTCGAGTTACCTAGCAGCTGCTTAAAGCTATGCGAACCAATCCAG GCATTTGCATGTTTGAGAATTTTGGATTTAAGCTACAATGAATACATAACTGAGATTCCTGATGTATCTGGTCTCCCAGATTTAgaaaaattgtcatttaaacATTGTGAGAATTTAACTAAAATTCATGACTCAGTTGGATATTTGGGAAGTCTTAAGATATTGGATGCTTCTAGTTGCAAGAATTTGAAGACTTTTCCACCCATCATATTGACCTCTCTTGAACAACTCAATCTTTCACATTGCTCAACTCTAGAGAGTTTCCCAGAAATATTGGGAAAGATGGAAAATATAACAGAACTTTATATAATGGGAAGTCCAATAAAAGAATTGCCATTTTCAATTCAAAACTTTACTCGGCTTCAAAAGTTGGAACTACGAATCTGTGGAAAGGTTCTATTACCTAGCTGCATTGTCAAGTTGCCAGAACTCAGTTTGATCCATGTTTCAAAATGTGAAGGGTTGTGGTTACCTAAACAATACAAAGGTAAAGAAATGGTGTTGCAGTCTTCAAATATGGATCGTCTTATTCTTTCGCACTGCAATATATTCAATGACTTCCTTCCAGTAGGTCTCAAATTCTTTTCTAATGTGAAAGATTTAGACCTATCGGGGAATAACTTCACAACTATTCATGAATGGATTGAAGAATGCCACTTTTTGAGGTACCTTAAGGTGGATAATTGCAGTCATCTACAACGAATTAATGGGATTCCAAAcaaattagaaatattttcagCGAAAGAATGCACATCCTTGAAATGTTTGGACCTCACAGTTCTTCCGGCATGCACTACAGAATCTTGCTCTCTAAAGGAACTGATTTTGGATGGTTGTGTGTATCTTCAAGAAATTATAAGCCTGCCACAAAACTTGGATATTTTCTCTGCCAAAAGCTGCACATCATTGACTTCCCAGAGTATAAACATGTTGTTGAATCAG GAAGGGGTAGAGGCTGGAaacaatatgtttttttttccagGAAAAAATATTCCAGAGTGGTTCACGCCTCGTACAAGTGTGAAGAAGGTTCCCACCTCTAGAGTGGCTACAAAACAAGAAATCGAAGGGTCACTGTATTTTCAGTTTCGCAACAAATTCCCAACAATTTGTCTCTGTCTTGTTATTGGACTAGGGAATGAGCAACCTATCCAGGTCAAGTTTAGCCTCCAAGTATTCATCAATGGCAATAAGAAGCGCATTGGCTGTCAACAAGTTTACGAGTTCAAGATAGATACTGATCATGTATTTCtattgaagattgaagataatgaAGACATAGTGTTTTCAGATAATAAGTGGAATTCTGTTGAGGTTTCATTTGTTGATCATATTACGAACGACGAGGAACCAATCAGACAGGTTTCTAGATATAGCGGAATTCATGTATTTGAACAAACAATTGATCCAGAGGATATTCAATTCATTGATGCTTCACAAAGAATGATAAACACGAATTTGAATCCAAATTCAATGGAGGGGGCACACCAAAAAGTAAAG ATCACAGCAGAGAGACCCCAGAAAGACCAAACAAATGTGTTATCTTCACCCATTGTGTCATCGACCCAACTTCGACCTCCAATCATTGATGCAAAAATAGTTGGAGGCCCAAAGCCAATGCTTCCAAATAAGATGTCTTCGGAGAATGTCATAGAAGAAACTTCAGAGAGGCTTCCAGAGGAAGAAGTTCATCCTACTTCAATTCCAAATGACCCTCTTGTCATTCAAATTTGTAGTGAGGGTGATGATATTGAACTGGAAGCAGTATCCTCTTCTGAAGAATCTTCTTCAGAGATTGAAAGTTCTGACTCAGATGATCCCTTTGACTGTGTTAGTAATAGATTCAATATTAGTGCCAAGGAAGCCATATCTTCTGGGTCATGTTCTGGAGATGCCTCACTTGGAATAATTAGAGAGACCATTAATGCGTTGGCGTTGTTAATGGTTAAAGAGTTATCTGAAGTCTCTTGCGATCCTGACACACAGTCTAGATTTCATCAACTGTTAGATGTATTGAGTACAAGTAGCCACCCCAAGATGAGTGTAGAGCTGAAAGAGGCTATTGTGGAGTTCCAGAGAAAGGCCTTTTTATCAATCCAAGAATTCCAATCCACAATAGAGTCTGTCAACAAACTAAAGGATTTTGAGAAGCATCTAGATGAAATTAAGCAGGAAACTATGGCAGGCAAGGGTCGAAGGAAAGACCTCAAAAACTCAATTAAAAAGGTTTCTTTGGACATTAAGGCCGAAAATAGTAGGATAAATGAGTCAGAGGCAGAAATTGTAACTTTAAGGAAACAACTAGATACCAAAGAAATGGACCTTGAAAAATTTGTGTTGAATCTCAAGAATCAGGAGGGAACACTCTCAACCTATTCAACAAGTTATGCTTCTCTTAATGAACATGCTCGAGCACTACTAGAAGAAGTTGATGATCTACTTGCTGCGAGCAGTGGGGTAAAACATGAAGGTGAAGCTGCCAAACTGAAGCAAAGTAGGCTCAAGGCAACATGGTCTATGGATCTAACCACCCAGTTCAATAAGATTAAGAATAACATTATTAACCGTTTATGA
- the LOC101496078 gene encoding uncharacterized protein has translation MARRRKLNIRHRASDNEGIQSTSNNTNSTNVEGSNVAETRSSPCHAEGVIRESVESHSIPSDIEVEEEPIEKEVEPKRARGPTKMLDVWEMEHGDLIIVNLDKYGRPIGEEGTTLTRFIGSVARRYQYAPINYKSWKVMPNDYKEEMLKLIESKFEFVPPINDLTREMLKSELNEKWRQWKGDLKSMAYMLKTCWRQWKGDLKPR, from the exons ATGGCTCGAAGAAGAAAGTTAAATATTCGACATCGAGCAAGTGATAATGAAGGAATTCAGTCTACTTCAAATAATACAAACTCAACCAATGTAGAAGGAAGTAATGTTGCAGAAACTCGTTCTAGTCCTTGTCATGCAGAAGGTGTCATACGTGAGTCTGTAGAATCTCACTCAATTCCCTCTGATATAGAAGTTGAAGAAGAACCAATTGAAAAag aAGTAGAGCCTAAACGGGCTAGAGGTCCTACAAAAATGTTAGATGTATGGGAAATGGAACATGGTGATTTAATAATCGTTAATTTGGACAAATATGGTCGACCCATTGGTGAGGAAGGGACAACTCTAACTCGTTTCATTGGTAGCGTAGCTAGAAGGTATCAATATGCTCCTATCAACTACAAGTCATGGAAAGTTATGCCAAATGATTACAAAGaagaaatgttgaaattaataGAG agtaaatttgagtttgttcctCCAATAAATGACTTAACAAGAGAAATGTTAAAATCTGAGCTGAATGAGAAATGGAGGCAATGGAAGGGTGATCTAAAGTCAATGGCATATATGTTGAAGACATGTTGGAGGCAATGGAAGGGTGATCTAAAGCCAAGATAA